Proteins encoded by one window of Manihot esculenta cultivar AM560-2 chromosome 10, M.esculenta_v8, whole genome shotgun sequence:
- the LOC110624907 gene encoding ferredoxin--nitrite reductase, chloroplastic, with protein sequence MSSLSSVRLLSPPLSHSSSSTRHRTRLLAGPSPTVVQPVEVDVDAERLEPRVQEKDGYWILKEKFRQGINPQEKVKIEKEPMKLFMENGIEEISKLSMEEIDKSKDSKDDIDVRLKWLGLFHRRKHHYGRFMMRLKLPNGVTTSEQTRYLASVIRKYGEDGCADITTRQNWQIRGVVLPDVPEILKGLAEVGLTSLQSGMDNVRNPVGNPLAGIDPDEIVDTRPYTNLLSQFITGNSRGNPAVSNLPRKWNVCVIGSHDLYEHPHINDLAYMPATKDGRFGFNLLVGGFFSAKRCADAVSLDAWVSAEDVVPLCKAVLEAFRDLGTRGNRQKTRMMWLIDELGIEGFRSEVAKRMPNGELERASSEDLVQKQWQRRDYFGVHPQIQEGFSYVGLHVPVGRLQADDMDEVARLADTYGSGELRLTVEQNIIIPNIENSKIEALLEEPLLKHKFSPEPPLLMKGLVACTGSQFCGQAIIETKARAMKVTEEVQRIVSVRRPVRMHWTGCPNTCAQVQVADIGFMGCMTRDENGKICEGVDVFLGGKIGSDSHLGEVYKKGVPCKDLVPFVVDILVKHFGAVPIEREEVED encoded by the exons ATGTCATCACTTTCTTCAGTTCGTCTTCTCTCACCTCCACTATCTCATTCTAGCTCCTCCACAAGACACAGAACGAGGCTCTTGGCTGGTCCAAGTCCCACGGTGGTGCAGCCGGTGGAGGTGGATGTGGATGCTGAAAGGCTTGAACCAAGAGTGCAAGAGAAAGATGGATACTGgattttgaaggaaaagtttagACAGGGTATTAATCCTCAGGAGAAGGTGAAGATAGAAAAAGAGCCTATGAAACTTTTCATGGAAAATGGGATTGAGGAGATTTCTAAACTTTCAATGGAAGAGATTGATAAAAGTAAGGATTCTAAGGATGATATTGATGTTAGACTCAAGTGGCTTGGTCTCTTCCACAGAAGGAAACATCACT ATGGTCGGTTTATGATGAGACTGAAGCTACCAAATGGAGTAACAACAAGTGAACAAACAAGATATTTGGCGAGTGTGATAAGGAAATATGGGGAAGATGGTTGTGCAGATATTACAACCAGGCAAAACTGGCAAATACGTGGAGTAGTGCTGCCTGATGTGCCTGAAATTCTCAAGGGTCTTGCTGAAGTTGGCTTGACAAGCCTGCAAAGTGGCATGGACAATGTGAGAAACCCAGTTGGAAATCCTCTTGCAGGAATTGACCCTGATGAGATTGTTGACACAAGACCTTACACCAATTTGTTATCACAATTTATCACTGGCAATTCAAGAGGCAACCCTGCTGTTTCGAATTT GCCAAGGAAATGGAATGTATGTGTGATTGGGTCTCATGATCTATATGAACATCCTCACATAAATGATCTTGCTTACATGCCAGCCACTAAGGATGGTCGTTTCGGATTCAATCTGCTGGTGGGTGGATTCTTCAGTGCCAAGAGATGTGCTGATGCAGTGTCTCTTGATGCCTGGGTATCGGCCGAAGATGTGGTGCCACTATGCAAAGCAGTACTGGAGGCCTTCAGAGATCTTGGCACCAGAGGAAACAGGCAGAAGACTAGAATGATGTGGTTGATTGATGAACTT GGCATTGAAGGATTCAGATCAGAAGTAGCAAAAAGAATGCCAAATGGAGAACTAGAAAGAGCATCTTCTGAAGATCTGGTTCAAAAGCAATGGCaaaggagggactatttcggaGTTCATCCACAAATCCAAGAAGGTTTTAGCTATGTAGGCCTGCACGTTCCTGTTGGGCGTCTCCAAGCAGATGACATGGATGAAGTCGCTCGGTTAGCCGATACGTATGGCTCTGGTGAACTCAGGCTCACTGTGGAGCAAAACATCATCATTCCCAACATTGAGAACTCAAAGATTGAGGCCTTACTTGAAGAGCCACTATTGAAACACAAGTTCTCACCAGAACCACCTCTACTAATGAAAGGTTTGGTGGCATGTACAGGCAGCCAGTTTTGTGGGCAAGCTATAATTGAGACAAAAGCTAGAGCCATGAAGGTGACTGAGGAGGTGCAAAGGATAGTGTCGGTGAGGCGGCCGGTGAGAATGCACTGGACAGGGTGTCCTAACACATGTGCGCAGGTGCAGGTAGCTGATATTGGGTTCATGGGGTGCATGACAAGAGATGAAAATGGGAAGATTTGTGAAGGAGTGGATGTGTTCTTGGGAGGAAAAATAGGGAGTGACTCACATTTAGGAGAGGTTTATAAGAAGGGTGTCCCTTGTAAGGACTTGGTGCCTTTTGTTGTGGACATTTTGGTTAAGCATTTTGGAGCTGTCCCTATAGAGAGGGAAGAGGTGGAAGATTAA